In Flagellatimonas centrodinii, a single window of DNA contains:
- a CDS encoding type I polyketide synthase → MSLTDSPAPPSFEIFGLNPGDLSPRLALALARAGATGVLDLVHAQDAAGADMQFRTLASQTEARIGLRLTSAHRDRVAALLSAVGDRSVVLMLAAEAPEVQRQTAEALRAVHGGLMIWAEVTHADTAAAHDGGPMDGLIALGHEAGGWVGDDTSFILLQKLQGRCRLPIMVRGGIGVRAAAACRAAGAVGVVLDDCLLLLRESPLPATTQMELARLNGAECKLFGERVDTPVRVYGKPSSPALKATEADDRAAEGGQLDVATWRQQLEHRLGWSGRPDQLMPLGQGIGLAAHYRDRHGSVGRLVQALRRASQQQIESAARLGFLDEGAPLATAHGTRFPVVQGPMTRVSDVPDFAVEVARGGALPLLALALMRGPQVREMLEQTRDRIGDQPWGVGLLGFVPHALREEQCAEIWKCPPPFALIAGGRPDQAAEFEKRGIQTYIHAPAPALLRLYLDQGARRFVFEGRECGGHVGPLASFALWEQMIEVLLAEVKPGEEKQVHVLFAGGIHDALSCAMVAAMTAPLAARGMKVGVLMGTAYLFTREIVSTGAIVQGFQDEALRCRRTVNLETGPGHASRCVDTQFAREFFETRRRLIREGRSAEEIRDELEDLNLGRLRIASKGVNRNTEGEIVSIEAAEQLDQGMYMIGQVATLRAEPVAVEALHLEVCRGAQVHLQAWADARADRREKAKPADIAIVGIGTLLPKADGPDAFWHNILHQVRSIGPVPPERWDPELYFDADRKTRDKVYSRWGGFLDEVPFDPMRYGIPPRSMKSIDPMQLLTLEVAQRTLADAGYGDGGVDHEQTSIILGAGGGLGDLGLQYGVRAELPRFVENPDPRVWERLPEWTEESFAGTLLNVAAGRVANRMDFGGLNFTVDAACASSLAAISIAVSELEAGRSNLVLAGGIDTVQSPFGFLCFSKTQALSPTGSPRTFDRAADGIAISEGLAVVALKRLADAERDGDRIYAVIKAVAGSSDGKALGLTAPRPDGQIRAIKRAYAKAGFSPTSLELFEAHGTGTPVGDRAEAETITRALRAEQAAPNTVALGSVKTLVGHTKASAGVAGLIKIALSLYHRVQPAHHGVDNPIDTLAAADTPAYLLKQPRPWVAHPDHPRRAGVSAFGFGGTNFHAVLEEYGGAQPAAAGHDRWPHELLVFSATDRAQLQQQIEQLRPVVAAPGKLMLSTLAFALARVAEGRVNAALRLAVVASDFAGLAQDLDRISAHLRDGQPLPASARLQDPLPQTPPRVAFLFPGQGAQHVNMGREAALYFDEVRRSLELADQVLAGRLPRRLSQYILPPAAFTPDADAAQQAALTDTRVAQPAIGAVSLGYLALAGRLGLKADAAAGHSYGEYVALAAAGVISPADCLRLSAVRGAAMAQASDAAVPGTMAAVQGRREDIDAAIAPFDGVRIANHNAPGQSVISGPRAAVEAAVKALSEAGLRSTLLPVSGAFHTELVADARPPLSAAISETAFQPAGLTVFHNGSGAPYPDTAEAQKSTLDGHLLSSVEFVREINAIADLGCTVFVELGPKSICANMARAILETRDGITTVSLDGQGGGLKGLLGGIADLWARGVDLSPLRLFDGRDLPWLEMADLAKAAVVPALPAHMWMVSGGCARPQGDPERRTGTLPALTRVTADAARQRSEAALATAATPPAPAAAPALVAATPAPSAGSPLGTDALVAYQQTMQQFLALQERVIQQALGMPASASPAAAIALPAAPAPQVSPAVPATAAAVAAPPTVSAPPVVGQPAPVPAAAADVAPALDVRALVLDIVADRTGYPPDMLALDADLEADLGVDSIKRVEIIGAVQKALPAAAGEQIQAQMERFTQARSLQAVIDTLTALVPAAPIAAAAITPTAASPAAAEPALDLRSLLLEIVADRTGYPPDMLALDADLEADLGVDSIKRVEIIGAVQKALPTAAGEQIQAQMERFTQARSLQAVLDALGAVAPAGMTPTATASVAQEASSAPHPAVDIRALLLDIVADRTGYPPDMLALDADLEADLGVDSIKRVEIIGAVQKALPAAAGEQIQAQMERFTQARSLQAVMDALASVMPTAPATPAAAGAAPTTGAVVATAAVDLQSLLLDIVADRTGYPPDMLALDADLEADLGVDSIKRVEIIGAVQKTLPAAVADQLQAQMERFTQARSLQAILAALAGLQPTATTPPAAAVATPATVPTAEATTIPRYVVRCRAAALPPRRVRLTGTALVVAGPQAISDALSARLRAEGLQPVAIVDTQAAAIAAAVQAARKAYGPIAAVLHLSGLHADTDDSSLEGWRAGYQRHLLSMLHLAHALGDDLGAVRLLAGSRLGGSFGRDSVGDGALLAGGLNGVLNCLRHEYPGAVMRAVDFDGQTDAEIVAALCDELLCEDTAPEIGYIGHERVGTVVIEQPAGTGDGLTPSADWVVLATGGARGITAELLESMAVPGMRMVLLGRTAEPADEPAALASLDTPSALRAHLLAEARAAGRTPRPVEIDREISQLQAAREIRNNLARLRAAGCTVDYRPCDVRDGAAFRALIADLYTEHGRIDAVVHGAGVIEDKLIVDKRAESFERVLGTKLDAAQVLAQALQPASLKMLCFFTSVAGRFGNRGQSDYAAANETLNRLAWQLHRRWPDTRVMAINWGPWDAGMASEGVKAAFRAQGIEPIPVAAGRQYFLDELRHGARADVELVAGRGTWGTPADPDAHGVAAAGPEGLPLITHAPRMGPGGAMTLDHVFTADSDPYLLDHRIDGKLVLPAAGAAEWMAQFAAAAWPGWQVSELRDLRQFNGISVDSDGERLIQLRARASSHSDAGTQSITVEMVDPAQKRPCYRATVCLVEQLAEAPLLNLAALTEAQPVTASDAYGRYLFHGPRFRLIDRIDGVSQTGVDAMVRPASVKTWLDRDGSWLFDPGLLDLPPQLAIVWSRIHHDMTALPSAIGRVQRFAGKANGPLKLALRMLPDEQAQSIRYDAWIIDGDGRVRLAIERFEGHMSAALNRLAGEAAPRG, encoded by the coding sequence CCGCCGCGCATGACGGCGGACCGATGGATGGCCTGATCGCGCTCGGTCACGAAGCCGGCGGCTGGGTCGGAGACGACACCAGCTTCATCCTGCTGCAAAAACTGCAGGGCCGCTGTCGCCTGCCGATCATGGTTCGGGGGGGCATCGGGGTCCGCGCCGCGGCCGCCTGCCGTGCCGCCGGCGCGGTCGGTGTGGTCCTCGACGACTGTCTGTTGCTGCTGCGGGAATCCCCGCTGCCGGCCACCACGCAAATGGAACTGGCGCGCCTCAACGGTGCCGAGTGCAAGTTGTTCGGTGAGCGCGTCGACACGCCGGTACGGGTCTACGGCAAGCCCTCATCGCCGGCCCTGAAAGCGACCGAAGCCGATGATCGGGCTGCAGAAGGCGGACAGCTGGATGTCGCCACCTGGCGGCAACAGCTTGAACATCGCCTCGGGTGGTCCGGTCGTCCCGATCAGCTGATGCCACTGGGACAGGGCATCGGGCTGGCGGCCCACTATCGCGATCGGCACGGCAGCGTCGGACGTCTGGTGCAGGCCCTGCGCCGCGCCAGTCAGCAGCAGATCGAATCGGCCGCCCGCCTCGGCTTTCTGGACGAAGGCGCACCTTTGGCCACTGCCCATGGCACCCGCTTCCCGGTGGTTCAGGGGCCGATGACGCGGGTGTCGGACGTCCCCGACTTTGCCGTTGAAGTGGCCCGTGGCGGCGCCCTGCCGCTGTTGGCGCTGGCATTGATGCGGGGCCCGCAGGTGCGGGAAATGCTGGAGCAGACGCGCGACCGGATTGGCGATCAGCCCTGGGGTGTCGGTTTGCTGGGTTTCGTTCCGCATGCCCTGCGCGAAGAGCAGTGTGCGGAGATCTGGAAATGCCCGCCCCCCTTCGCACTGATCGCTGGCGGCCGGCCCGACCAGGCGGCCGAGTTCGAGAAGCGTGGCATCCAGACCTACATCCACGCGCCAGCGCCCGCATTGCTGCGACTGTACCTCGATCAGGGCGCACGGCGCTTTGTGTTCGAAGGGCGTGAATGCGGCGGACACGTCGGCCCGCTGGCCAGCTTCGCGCTGTGGGAGCAGATGATCGAAGTGCTGCTCGCCGAGGTGAAGCCGGGCGAAGAGAAACAGGTCCATGTGCTGTTTGCCGGCGGCATCCACGATGCCCTGTCCTGCGCCATGGTGGCGGCGATGACGGCCCCGCTGGCCGCGCGCGGCATGAAGGTGGGCGTGCTGATGGGGACTGCCTATCTGTTCACCCGCGAAATCGTCAGCACCGGCGCCATCGTTCAGGGCTTCCAGGACGAGGCATTGCGCTGCCGTCGTACGGTCAACCTGGAGACCGGCCCGGGCCATGCGTCGCGGTGTGTCGATACCCAGTTTGCCCGCGAGTTCTTTGAAACCCGCCGCCGCCTGATCCGTGAAGGCCGCAGCGCCGAGGAGATCCGCGACGAACTCGAGGACCTCAACCTCGGGCGCCTGCGGATCGCCTCCAAGGGCGTCAACCGCAACACCGAGGGCGAGATCGTCAGCATCGAGGCGGCTGAACAGCTCGATCAGGGCATGTACATGATCGGTCAGGTCGCCACCCTGCGCGCCGAGCCGGTGGCGGTCGAGGCGCTGCACCTGGAGGTCTGCCGGGGCGCCCAGGTGCACCTGCAGGCCTGGGCGGATGCCCGCGCTGATCGTCGTGAAAAAGCCAAGCCCGCCGACATCGCGATTGTCGGCATCGGCACGTTGCTGCCGAAAGCCGATGGCCCGGATGCCTTCTGGCACAACATCCTGCATCAGGTTCGCAGCATCGGCCCGGTCCCCCCGGAACGCTGGGATCCGGAGCTGTATTTCGATGCTGACCGCAAGACGCGCGACAAGGTCTACTCGCGCTGGGGCGGCTTCCTCGACGAAGTGCCCTTCGACCCGATGCGCTACGGCATTCCGCCCCGTTCGATGAAGTCCATCGACCCGATGCAGCTGCTGACCCTGGAGGTCGCCCAGCGCACCCTCGCCGATGCCGGCTACGGTGACGGCGGCGTCGATCACGAACAGACCTCGATCATTCTTGGCGCGGGTGGTGGCCTCGGCGACCTCGGCCTGCAATACGGCGTTCGTGCCGAACTGCCGCGCTTTGTCGAGAACCCCGACCCGCGGGTGTGGGAGCGACTGCCGGAGTGGACCGAAGAATCGTTCGCCGGCACCCTGCTCAACGTCGCTGCCGGGCGGGTCGCCAACCGGATGGATTTCGGCGGGCTCAATTTCACCGTTGATGCCGCCTGCGCGTCGTCGCTGGCGGCGATTTCGATTGCTGTCAGCGAGCTCGAGGCCGGCCGCAGCAACCTGGTGCTGGCGGGGGGCATCGATACGGTGCAGTCGCCGTTCGGGTTCCTCTGTTTCTCGAAGACACAGGCGCTCTCGCCCACCGGCAGCCCGCGGACCTTTGACCGCGCCGCAGACGGCATCGCCATCAGCGAAGGCCTGGCGGTCGTGGCCCTGAAGCGACTCGCCGATGCCGAGCGTGACGGCGATCGCATTTACGCCGTGATCAAGGCGGTCGCCGGCTCCAGCGACGGCAAGGCGCTGGGGCTCACGGCACCGCGACCGGACGGGCAGATCCGCGCGATCAAGCGCGCCTACGCCAAGGCCGGCTTCTCGCCGACGTCGCTGGAACTGTTCGAAGCCCACGGCACCGGTACCCCGGTGGGCGACCGTGCCGAAGCGGAAACCATTACCCGTGCCCTGCGCGCCGAACAGGCCGCCCCCAACACGGTGGCCCTCGGGTCGGTGAAGACCCTGGTCGGACATACCAAAGCCAGCGCCGGCGTCGCCGGCCTGATCAAGATCGCGCTGTCGCTCTATCACCGGGTGCAGCCGGCACATCACGGTGTCGACAACCCGATCGACACCCTGGCCGCCGCCGACACGCCCGCCTATCTGCTGAAGCAGCCGCGCCCCTGGGTAGCGCATCCCGATCATCCACGACGTGCCGGGGTCTCGGCCTTCGGCTTCGGCGGCACCAATTTCCATGCCGTTCTCGAGGAATATGGGGGTGCCCAGCCGGCCGCCGCCGGGCATGACCGCTGGCCGCATGAACTGCTCGTGTTCAGCGCCACCGACCGTGCGCAACTGCAGCAGCAGATCGAGCAGCTGCGGCCGGTGGTCGCCGCACCCGGGAAGTTGATGCTGTCGACGCTGGCGTTCGCCCTCGCCCGTGTCGCCGAAGGGCGTGTCAACGCCGCCCTGCGGCTGGCCGTGGTCGCCAGCGACTTCGCCGGCCTCGCCCAGGACCTCGACCGGATCAGCGCCCATCTGCGGGACGGTCAGCCTCTTCCGGCGAGCGCCCGCTTGCAGGACCCGTTGCCGCAGACGCCGCCACGCGTTGCATTCCTGTTCCCCGGCCAGGGTGCCCAGCACGTCAACATGGGCCGCGAGGCGGCGCTCTATTTCGACGAGGTCCGGCGCTCACTGGAGCTGGCCGATCAGGTACTCGCCGGGCGCCTGCCGCGGCGTCTGTCGCAGTACATCCTGCCGCCGGCCGCGTTCACGCCCGATGCGGATGCCGCACAACAGGCGGCGCTGACCGACACCCGTGTGGCGCAGCCCGCCATCGGTGCGGTTTCACTGGGCTACCTGGCACTCGCCGGCCGTCTCGGGCTCAAGGCCGATGCTGCTGCCGGCCACAGCTACGGGGAATATGTCGCCCTCGCCGCCGCCGGCGTGATCAGCCCGGCCGACTGTCTGCGGCTGTCCGCGGTCCGCGGCGCCGCGATGGCACAGGCCAGCGATGCGGCCGTTCCCGGAACCATGGCCGCCGTGCAGGGCCGCCGCGAAGACATCGATGCCGCGATCGCGCCGTTCGACGGGGTCCGCATTGCCAACCACAACGCGCCGGGCCAGAGCGTCATTTCCGGCCCGCGCGCGGCCGTCGAAGCCGCGGTGAAGGCGCTGTCGGAGGCCGGCCTGCGCAGCACGCTGTTGCCGGTATCGGGCGCCTTCCACACCGAACTGGTGGCGGATGCCCGCCCCCCGCTGTCGGCAGCGATTTCCGAAACCGCGTTCCAGCCGGCCGGACTGACCGTCTTCCACAATGGCAGCGGCGCCCCGTACCCGGACACGGCCGAGGCACAGAAATCCACGCTCGACGGACACCTGCTGTCCAGTGTCGAGTTCGTGCGCGAGATCAACGCCATCGCCGACCTCGGTTGCACGGTGTTCGTCGAGCTCGGCCCGAAGAGCATTTGCGCCAACATGGCGCGCGCCATTCTCGAAACGCGCGACGGCATCACCACGGTCTCCCTGGATGGCCAGGGCGGCGGTCTCAAAGGCCTGCTGGGCGGAATTGCCGACCTCTGGGCGCGCGGCGTCGACCTCAGTCCGCTGCGCCTGTTTGACGGCCGTGACCTGCCCTGGCTGGAGATGGCCGATCTCGCCAAGGCCGCAGTCGTCCCCGCGTTGCCCGCCCATATGTGGATGGTGAGCGGTGGCTGCGCCCGACCGCAGGGTGACCCCGAGCGCCGCACCGGCACCTTGCCCGCGCTCACGCGCGTCACCGCCGATGCCGCACGTCAGCGGTCCGAAGCCGCGCTTGCGACTGCTGCCACACCCCCCGCACCGGCCGCAGCACCAGCGCTCGTAGCGGCCACCCCGGCGCCGTCCGCCGGCTCGCCGTTGGGCACCGATGCCCTGGTGGCCTATCAGCAGACCATGCAACAGTTCCTGGCCTTGCAGGAACGCGTCATCCAGCAGGCACTGGGGATGCCCGCGAGCGCCTCGCCGGCCGCCGCGATTGCACTGCCAGCGGCGCCCGCGCCCCAGGTTTCACCCGCCGTACCGGCCACCGCAGCTGCGGTTGCGGCACCCCCGACTGTGAGCGCGCCACCGGTGGTTGGCCAACCGGCGCCGGTTCCGGCCGCTGCTGCGGATGTCGCGCCGGCCCTCGATGTGCGCGCGCTGGTGCTCGACATCGTCGCCGACCGCACCGGCTACCCGCCGGACATGCTGGCGCTGGATGCCGACCTCGAGGCCGATCTCGGCGTCGACTCGATCAAGCGAGTGGAGATCATCGGTGCCGTGCAGAAGGCGCTGCCCGCCGCTGCCGGCGAGCAGATTCAGGCGCAGATGGAACGCTTCACCCAGGCCCGCAGCCTGCAGGCGGTCATCGACACCCTGACCGCGCTCGTGCCGGCTGCGCCCATCGCCGCCGCTGCAATCACGCCCACCGCGGCTTCACCCGCCGCAGCAGAACCGGCGCTGGATCTCCGCAGCCTGCTCCTCGAAATCGTTGCTGACCGCACCGGCTATCCACCCGACATGCTGGCGCTGGATGCCGACCTCGAGGCCGACCTCGGCGTCGACTCGATCAAGCGGGTCGAGATCATCGGCGCCGTGCAGAAGGCGCTGCCCACCGCTGCCGGCGAGCAGATTCAGGCGCAGATGGAACGCTTCACCCAGGCCCGCAGCCTGCAGGCGGTGCTGGATGCGTTGGGCGCAGTGGCACCCGCCGGGATGACACCGACGGCCACCGCATCGGTCGCCCAGGAAGCGTCATCGGCGCCTCACCCGGCCGTTGATATCCGGGCACTGCTGCTCGATATCGTTGCCGACCGCACCGGTTATCCGCCCGACATGCTGGCGCTGGATGCCGACCTCGAGGCCGACCTCGGCGTCGATTCGATCAAACGGGTCGAGATCATCGGTGCCGTGCAGAAGGCGCTGCCCGCCGCTGCCGGCGAGCAGATTCAGGCGCAGATGGAACGCTTCACCCAGGCCCGCAGCCTGCAGGCCGTGATGGATGCGCTGGCATCGGTGATGCCGACCGCGCCGGCCACCCCTGCGGCCGCCGGTGCCGCGCCCACCACGGGCGCGGTGGTGGCCACCGCCGCGGTTGACCTTCAGTCCCTGTTGCTCGATATCGTCGCCGATCGCACCGGCTATCCGCCCGATATGCTGGCACTCGACGCTGACCTCGAAGCCGACCTCGGGGTTGATTCGATCAAACGGGTGGAGATCATCGGCGCCGTGCAGAAGACCCTGCCGGCCGCCGTTGCCGACCAGCTGCAAGCGCAGATGGAACGTTTCACCCAGGCCCGCAGCCTGCAGGCCATCCTGGCGGCACTGGCAGGCTTGCAGCCGACCGCCACGACGCCACCGGCAGCGGCAGTGGCAACACCGGCGACGGTGCCAACAGCCGAAGCGACCACCATTCCGCGTTACGTGGTGCGCTGCCGTGCCGCGGCCCTGCCGCCGCGCCGTGTCCGCTTGACCGGCACCGCGCTGGTGGTGGCTGGCCCGCAGGCGATCAGTGATGCGCTGTCGGCACGACTGCGGGCGGAAGGACTGCAGCCCGTCGCCATCGTCGATACCCAGGCGGCCGCCATCGCCGCCGCTGTACAGGCAGCCCGTAAGGCCTACGGCCCGATTGCCGCCGTGCTGCATCTCAGCGGGCTGCATGCCGATACCGACGACAGCAGCCTTGAAGGCTGGCGCGCCGGGTATCAGCGGCACCTCCTGTCGATGCTGCATCTGGCCCATGCGCTGGGCGATGATCTCGGCGCGGTGAGGCTGCTGGCCGGCTCTCGCCTGGGCGGCAGCTTCGGTCGCGACAGCGTCGGCGATGGCGCGTTGCTGGCCGGGGGCCTCAACGGTGTGCTGAACTGCCTCCGCCACGAGTATCCGGGTGCGGTCATGCGGGCGGTCGACTTCGACGGCCAGACCGACGCCGAGATCGTGGCCGCCTTGTGCGACGAACTGCTGTGCGAGGACACCGCGCCGGAGATCGGCTACATCGGGCACGAGCGCGTCGGCACGGTGGTCATAGAGCAGCCGGCGGGTACCGGCGACGGGCTGACACCGTCGGCGGACTGGGTCGTGCTCGCCACCGGCGGTGCCCGCGGCATCACTGCCGAGCTGCTTGAATCGATGGCGGTGCCCGGAATGCGCATGGTGCTGCTCGGCCGCACCGCAGAGCCCGCAGACGAACCGGCTGCCCTGGCGTCGCTGGATACGCCATCCGCATTGCGCGCACACCTGCTCGCCGAGGCACGTGCAGCAGGACGGACCCCGCGACCGGTGGAGATTGACCGCGAGATTTCACAGCTGCAGGCCGCGCGGGAGATTCGCAACAATCTCGCGCGTCTTCGGGCCGCAGGCTGCACGGTCGACTACCGCCCCTGCGATGTCCGGGACGGCGCGGCCTTCCGAGCGCTGATCGCCGACCTCTATACCGAACACGGACGTATCGATGCCGTGGTCCACGGTGCGGGTGTCATCGAGGACAAGCTGATCGTCGACAAGCGGGCGGAATCGTTCGAGCGGGTGCTGGGTACCAAGCTGGATGCGGCGCAGGTGCTGGCACAGGCTCTGCAGCCGGCCAGCCTCAAGATGCTCTGCTTCTTCACGTCGGTGGCCGGCCGCTTCGGCAATCGCGGGCAGTCCGACTATGCCGCAGCCAACGAGACCCTGAACCGTCTCGCCTGGCAGCTGCACCGCCGGTGGCCGGATACCCGGGTCATGGCGATCAACTGGGGTCCGTGGGATGCGGGCATGGCCAGTGAAGGCGTCAAGGCCGCCTTCCGGGCCCAGGGCATCGAGCCGATTCCGGTTGCTGCGGGCCGTCAGTACTTTCTCGACGAACTCCGTCACGGCGCGCGCGCCGATGTCGAATTGGTGGCGGGCCGCGGCACCTGGGGCACGCCGGCCGACCCCGACGCGCACGGCGTTGCCGCCGCCGGGCCGGAGGGTCTGCCACTGATCACCCACGCTCCGCGCATGGGCCCGGGCGGTGCGATGACGCTTGATCACGTCTTCACGGCCGACAGTGACCCCTATCTGCTCGACCATCGCATCGACGGCAAACTGGTATTGCCGGCGGCCGGTGCCGCGGAATGGATGGCCCAGTTTGCGGCTGCGGCCTGGCCCGGCTGGCAGGTCAGCGAGCTGCGGGATCTGCGGCAGTTCAACGGCATCTCTGTCGACAGCGATGGCGAACGCTTGATCCAGTTGCGGGCGCGCGCGTCATCGCATTCCGATGCCGGCACCCAGTCGATTACCGTGGAAATGGTTGATCCGGCGCAGAAGCGTCCCTGCTATCGGGCGACCGTGTGTCTGGTGGAACAGTTGGCGGAAGCGCCACTGCTCAACCTTGCCGCGCTCACCGAAGCACAGCCGGTAACCGCCTCCGACGCCTACGGTCGTTATCTGTTTCACGGCCCGCGATTCCGCCTGATCGACCGTATTGACGGGGTCTCGCAGACCGGCGTCGATGCCATGGTGCGACCAGCCTCGGTGAAAACCTGGCTCGACCGCGACGGCAGCTGGCTGTTCGACCCCGGCTTGCTCGACCTGCCGCCACAGCTGGCCATCGTCTGGTCGCGCATCCATCACGACATGACCGCCCTGCCCTCGGCCATTGGCCGGGTCCAGCGGTTTGCCGGGAAGGCCAATGGTCCGCTGAAGTTGGCGCTGCGGATGCTGCCGGATGAGCAGGCCCAGTCGATTCGCTATGACGCCTGGATCATCGATGGCGATGGTCGGGTGCGCCTGGCGATAGAGCGCTTCGAGGGGCACATGAGTGCCGCCCTGAACCGGCTGGCCGGCGAGGCCGCGCCTCGTGGCTGA